The nucleotide sequence GAATAACAAGAACTGTGTTTGGAATGGGCAAGGTTTCATTATATACTAGGGTGGCCCATCAGCAGAAAACCAACTCTGACATATTTCATAGACAACTCAAATAGAGTTCTTCATCTAtccaatatatattaattatgtgTTGACATTATTTCAGGAACTGTGTTTACTGTACACTGGGGGTACAATGGTGCCTGTCCTCCTGGAGCTTATGTTCTCATGTGGAAGACAGaccaaaaaaaatgaatgaaacagacatataagtaaaatatttgcaGGTGATAATGAGTGCTATGAAGGAAACTAACAAAGGGTTAAGATACAGAATGCCATGGTTCTAGTTGAGAAGGATTGATCATGGAGTAGAATCAGGGTTAGGAAGTTGTTACAATAGCTGCAGTTGAGAGATAATGGGAGGCCAGTGGAGCTAAAGAGCTGAGATATATTTGTAAATAGAGTTGATAGGATTTTCTGATGATGTGGGTCTGGGGATCAGGGAAGAGGGACAATCTACTGCTACTGGATTACTGGTTTAAGTAACTAGGTAGCCTTTATTGGGAAAGACTGAGAGGGAACTGGTTTGTGGGGAAAAGGGCTATGTTTCAAGGCATGTTAAGTTTTAGATATCTTTGAGATATTCAAGTGGAAATGTCATATAAGAACTGGAAACAAAGTTCAGGACTCAGAAGACAGGTTTAAAATTAAGAGGCAAATTTTAGAGTTATTAGCATACagataatatttcaaatttaaaagtttttaaaatattatctgtaTAATTATAGAATCACAGGGGAttgcaaaaataatacataaagtcCCATGAACTCTTCTTCTAGCTTCTCCCAATGGTGATATCTTATATAACTTTAGTACAATATCAACAACAGGAAATCAACATTTGTATAATACTGTTAACTAGTAATATACTAGGATACTTTCCCTTTCAGTATCAATAAATATAGTatcagcctggcacagtggcttatgcctgtaatcccagcactctgggtggctgaggcaggaggattacttgggcccaggagctcgacaccagcctggatgatatggtgaaacctcatctctactaaaaatatggaaaaattagccaggtgtagtggtgcacacctgtagttacagctactggggaggcttaaGTGGGaaagaaagttgaggctgcagtgagccatgattgtaccacagcacttctgcctgggtgaccagagtcagaccttgtctcaaaaaaaatttttttcttaaataaataaatatagcatCAATACAGCATTATAATATGATTAATACTATATCAATAAAATAGATACTTAGTCCTAATGCCAATGTCTTATTTAATAGAAAAGCACTCGAGGCATTGTCATTAAAACCAGGAAAAAGATAAGGATGTCCACTATCTCTGCAACTATTCATCTTATACTAGAATTATCAGCTAATGCACTTAGACAAGAAGAGGCATCTggtctggtgcggtggctcacgcctgtaatcccagcactttgagaggccaaggtgggcggatcacttgaggccaggagtttgggaccagcctggccaacatagcaaaaccctgtctgtactaaaaagatgaaaaattagccaggtgtggtggtgcatgcctgtggtcccagctactcaggaggctgaggcatgagaattgcctgaacctaggaggtggaggttgcagtgagcaccactacactgcactgcagcctgagcgacagagcgagattctgtctccaaaaaaaaaaagaaagaagaggcatTTGAACatttgaatggataaagaagaatgaaaattatctctatttacaAATGCTCTGATAACATACCTGAAAACTCCAGGGAATCAaagttaaaacaaatttaaataataagataatTCAATGATATAACAGGATgcaaaattaatgttaaaaaatatcattaggctgagtgcagtggtttgcGTCTGTAATTCTAGCCCTTTGGGAGATGAAAGTGGGTGGacagcttcagcccaggaattcaagaccagcctgggctacaaaaaagaaaaagaaaaagaaaaagaaaaaaaagctgggtgtggtggcacacacctgtggtcccagctgtttgggaggctgaggtaaaaggattgcttgagcccaggctgggggatgaggttgcagtgagctgtgattgcaccactgtacttcagcctgggcaacagagcaaggccctgtctcaaaaaaaaataataataatagtaattagacttaatatacacaaataataaaCAGAGGGCATAATGATAGTGAAAAACTCATTTACTATAGTAATAAAGAAGATAGTTCAAAATACAGTTAACAAGAAATATGCAAAGCCTATATgaggaaaaaatttaaacactccagaaagaaatgaagacatgaataaatggaaagacatcccctGTTCTTGGATAGGATGACTCAACATTATAATGATGTCAGTTCTTCCTAAGTTAATATGTAAATTCAATGTAGTTccaatgaaaatatatatgttgTGGCATATAAAAGTTGATACTAAAGCTCATATGGGAAAACAGAATGCAAGAATAGCTAGGAAAAGACTgacaaaggaaaactacagaGGAGGGGAACTAGCTTTACCAGATGTTAAAACATACTATAAAGCCTCTGTAATTAAAACAGTGAAGTACTGATGCATGAATAGACAagtagaccagtggaacagagtaAGAAGATTAGAATTAGACCCACCTATATATAGCAATTTAATATATGACAAAGATAGTATCTGGAATCAGTGAGATAAAAGCTAACttcttaataaatggtgctgagacaactgGGTAGCCATttggaaaaaagggaaaattggACACATATCTCCCAACAAACAGTAATAAACACCATATGGATTAATAgtctaaatgtaaaaaataaaatcatgcaaCAACAAGAAGGAAACCTGAATGAATCCTCTGTAATCTTGGTGTAGGGAAAGGCTTTTTCTTAATATTACTCAGAATCCAGGGGCAGTAGAAGACAAACTGATACATTttactatagaaaaataaattttgcataACCAAAACACtataaacaaagtcaaaagacaactgacaaacttggagaaaatatttgtagcatacaacaaaaggctaatatccctaatatataaagaacttttaaacCTTGAGTGACAAAGGGTGTGGTTGTTCACACTGGTAATCATAGcattttggaaagctgaggtgggagaatcacttgagctcaggagtttgagtccagcctgggcaacatagtgagaccctgtctctacaaaaagtcaaaaaattagccaggtgtggtggtgcatgcctatggtcccagctacgtaggaggctgaggcaggaggattgtttgagcccaggaggttgaggctgcagtgagctgtattcatgccactgcactctagcctggcgaaagggaaaatgtgaaaaagagaTGAACAgtcaattttcaaaaaaagatataaaaatggctatCAAATATAACttattagagaaattcaaattaaaactacatggagataccatttctcacctatcagattggcaaaatttaaaaaaaaagcacattctGTTGGCGCAACTGTGAGGTAATGTGCCCTCTTATACATTGGTGGTAGGAATGCAAATTGCTACAACCCTTTtgaagggatatttggcaatatctaacAAAATTACATATGTACTTAGCtttcaacctagcaatcccacttctaggaatctaCCCTGAAGCTACACCTCCaacaatatgaaaatacatatcaCAAGGTTATTCATTGCAGTATTGTTTATAATTGCAAAATATATAGGAGAATGATTCACTAAGTTATGGTACATTCACATAGTGGAACACTATGTACTATGCAGCtgtacaaaaagaatgaaaaagatctCTACGAACTGATATGGAGTGATTCCCAGGACATACTGTTATGTGAAAACATAAGCCCCCCAAAACTGTATGTAGTATGCTGTCCTTCCTGTAAGAAGGAATGGAGGAATAAGAAAATACCTCTGTTTATTTGTGGAAAGAAAATGCAGGAAGGATAAACCAGAAACTAAAGAGATTGGTCACCTACAGGGGGCACGTAGGAGAGGGGTGGAAGAAAGTGGGGAATGGGAACAGGATAGCAGGGGTCAGGAGGAAGTGACACTAACAAATGAATGTATTATTGTTACAAATGAACCTAATATtgttacaaatgaataaaataactacacagaagggggtggggaagaaaagaacaaacctaAGTAGCTGTGGAAAAGAGTATATTGACTGGATTCTATAAGGCTAATGACAGAAAGGACTGTACATAAATGCTGTAATCTAGTTAGAAATATGTTTCTCAAAGGGGAATGGCTTAGCAATAACCTTATGTACATACtagaatgaacaaatgagtaCATAGATTGTAGATAAGGAAAGCTGGATTTCTCACTGTtggagaaagaaattataaacaaGGGAAGCTTAAAACGAACCAGAGGTATTGTTATAAACTGAGGATTTTTAATATAGATAAATGGATACAGAAATATAGGCATGTGTATATGGGTGGGATagtacacatacataaacatctcCTAGTTCTGTCCATTGAGCGAGCACAGCACAGATGCAGTTACTCCCCAGTAATAATGAGCATACCTGGTGCCCAGATCTTCGtctgtaaacattttcttttcttttcttttttttttttttttttgagatggactcttgttctgtcacccaggctggagtgcagtggcgtgatcttggctcactgcaacctctgcctcctgggttcgagcaattctcctgcttcagcctcccaagtagctgggactacaggtacgtgccaccatgcccagataatttttgtatttttagtagagatggggtttcaccatgttggccaggctggtcttgaactcctgacctcaaatgatctgcccactttggcctcccaaagtgctgagattgcacgtgtgagccaccgtgcccggcctctctttttttttgagacagggtctggctctgttgcccaggctagagtacagtggtgcgatctcggcttactccaacttccgcctcctgggctcaagccagcctcccacttcagccttccaagtagctggtaccataggtgtgcactaccacgcctggctaatttttgtatttcttgtagagactggatttcaccatgttgctctggctggtctcggactcctgggcttcagcagtccacccatcttggcctcccaaaatgctgggattacaggtgtgagccattgtgcctggccaacatagttcTCTAATGAAAGGAACCAGCTCTGCTAAAAGTGGTTGATTACAGGACTGGGTCAGGGCAAATTCAGGATAAGCCTGGAAGTCTAGTGGTGCCAGACAAGACATGTTGAAATAATGCAAGAGCCAACCTGAAGGAACACCTACTGGCTAAAGCTGAAGCAATTTGAGTAAGAAAATAATGATAGTATTGGATTAGAACCCATAGATTAAAATCTTTACAAATCCTTACtgatataaagatatatttatttcattaactaaccagaggggaagagagagctcTTCCTTCCAATGGAATTCCAATTAATAAatctgagagaaaagaaaaaaaaatagagaattacTGGCCATgctcagtggttcatgcctataatcccagcactttgggaggctgaggcaggtggatggcttgagcccaggagtttgagaccagcctgggcaacatggcaaaaccccgtctctacaaaaaatagaaaaattaaccaggtttGGAGGTGTGcccctatggtcccagctattcgggaggctgaggtgggaggtttgattgatcccaggaggttgaggctgcagtgagccatgatcatgccactgcacttcagcctgggcaacagagtgagactctgtctcaagaaaaaaaaaaaaatacaaaacacaaaaatagagaATTACCATCAGGCAGAGATCACAATAATAAATACTGCACCGACACAAATGCACTGATAGATGCTAAAATTAGTAGGTGAAAGTCTGAGGAGAGAGAGCATTgcatagtctcaaagtatctccccaAGATACCAGCTTACTAGagggaaaataataaatttataagaaaactcTTCAGACACCAAGTTAACTGAGTGATTGGGGTAAATATCACCAGTAATAAGATGTATGGTATAATAAATTCTTTGATATTATCCATTGAGAAGGATCCACCATATTTTTTGTGGaattgccaaaaatgcataacttCATTCCAATCATAAAACACTGGAGAAACCCAAAGGGAAGGACGTTTTACTAAATAATTGATCAGGATTCTTCATAAGTGTCAaggtaatgaaaaagaaaagactgagaaactctTATAGACTAGAGGAGACCAAAGAGAAATAACAACTAAATGTGAAGTGGGATCTTGGATGAAATCCTACATAGAAAAAGCATATTAATAGGAGAATtggtaaaatttaaataacatctacattttaattaacaatatttaattaaCGTTAGTTTCCTGTTTAAGATAATTTATAATATGTGAGATGCCCACATTAGTCGACATAGTGAGGAATATAAGGgaactctgtactatttttgcaacttttttgtaAGTCTTACATTAGTTCAAAACAGAGTTTTTAAAAGAGCTGTAtacgatcatctcaataggtacaaagaaagcttttgataaaattcaacacctgttcattaggaatagaataaaattttcCTTAACTTCATAAAGAGTGTCTTTAGAAAACCCAGAACAATTATCATCCTAATTGGAAAAATATTAGAAGCATTCCTTTTAAAATTCAGGAATATGACTAGGATACTACTATTACTACTTTTCTTCAACACCATATTAGAGTTATTAACCAGtgcagtaaacatggaaaaatagatATGTAAAGATTGGAAAGGTAGAAATAAAACTGCCATTATTATAGATGGTTTACATACCTTTTCCctctgaaaactacaaacaaattattagaaataatgtgAAAATTTAGCAAAGTAGCTGGATATAAGattaacatacaaaagtcaatcaCATTTCTAGAGTAGAGCGACTAACAATAACAAAGGAAGCTGCCATTGACAACAATATTATTTTGTACTAATAGTAATAAATGTAACAAAGTATGTGGAAgacctaaaaaaggaaaaatttttaaatgaagaaaaactaacaaagaatgaaataaacCTATACTTTATTCATTAATTGGAAGATTTAACATTGTGAAGATTTCAGTTCTTTTCAAGTTGATTTGTAAATTCAGTGCATGTTCAATAAAAATCCTCGTAAGATTTcaagggcgcagtggctcatgcctgtaatgccagcactttgggaggccaaggtaggaggatctcttgaggcaaAGAGTTAAAGACCAAtaagattttcatgtaatttgaTAAGATTATATGATATTTATGTAGAAGAGTAAGTGGTTGAAAACAGCAGggcattttaagaagaaaagcagGGAAGAATAATTTACCCTATCAGCTATCAAGACTTAGTATTAACCTATAGTAACTGAGATGGTGTGGTTTTGCCCAGTTGAAgtcagttaaattttaattttgagatttcTGTAAAAGATACAAGTTTAgtcttttattatgtatatttgaaGGTGTTACATTttggaaagtgtgtgtgtatgaatgatAGCTAAATGACTTCTAAGTAAAATTCAGCATATCTTGTAGATGTTGATAGAATAGAAGGGGAAGGAAtgttttgaaataatgaaaataacatgGTATGCAAATGCTTTGCAAGAGATTTGGGAAATGTAGATATCTCTGGTTTTAAGGATGATCTAGATTCAAGTAATAGTTCAGTAATTTCATAAAACTCTTATGACAAAATTGTGGATGGAGAATATTCTATGAATCCCCTAGAGAGTTTCAGGTTTTTGTAGAATGATGTGAAAAATCTTGAACTAATTAGATAATCTTTAGAAGTTACTTCACAATCTTTGTTTTTACACATACACAGGAATTTATGGTGCTTTATTTTTTACAGGTTAGTAGCTAAATAAAGTATATTCTAAAGTTTTTTATTGATGTAGGGAAATGGCTACCAGTGGACATTTTGAGAATATTGCAGTTGTTTTTCTTCTGAAAGAGTAAACCGGGTCATGACGCAGCGAGTTTCAGTCGTGGGGGCATCGCGGCGTCCCCTTTTTTTGCCTTTAAAGTAAAACGTCGCCCCGACGCACCCCCCGCGTATTTCGGGGGGCGGAGGCGGCGGGCCACGGCGCGAAGAGGGGCGGTGCTGACGCCAGCCGGTCACGTGGGCGTGTTGTGGCGGGGAGGGGCGCCGCCGCGCGGTCGGTTCCGGGCGGCTGGGAGCGCGCGAGCTAGCGAGCTAGAGGCAGCCGCGCCCGCCGCCGCCCCTGCTCCGTATGCCGCTCTCTCCCGGCGCGGCCGCCGCCGATCACAGCAGcaggagccgccgccgccgcggttGATGTGGTTGGGCCGGGGCTGAGGAGGCCGCCAAGATGCCGCAGTCCAAGTCTCGGAAGATCGCGATCCTGGGCTACCGGTCTGTGGGGAAATCCTCATTGACGATTCAATTTGTTGAAGGCCAATTTGTGAACTCCTACGATCCAACCATAGAAAACACTTTTACAAAGTTGATCACAGTAAATGGACAAGAATATCATCTTCAACTTGTAGACACAGCCGGGCAAGATGAATATTCTATCTTTCCTCAGACATACTCCATAGATATTAATGGCTATATTCTTGTGTATTCTGTTACATCAATCAAAAGTTTTGAAGTGATTAAAGTTATCCATGGCAAATTGTTGGATATGGTGGGGAAAGTACAAATACCTATTATGTTGGTTGGGAATAAGAAAGACCTGCATATGGAAAGGGTGATCAGTTATGAAGAAGGGAAAGCTTTGGCAGAATCTTGGAATGCAGCTTTTTTGGAATCTTCTGCTAAAGAAAATCAGACTGCTGTTGATGTTTTTCGAGGGATAATTTTGGAGGCAGAAAAAATGGACGGGGCAGCTTCACAAGGCAAGTCTTCATGCTCGGTAATGTGATTCTGCTGCAAAGCCTGAGGACACTGGGAATATATTCTACCTGAAGAAGCAAACTGCCCGTTCTCCTTGAAGATAAACtatgcttcttttttcttctgttaaccTGAAAGATATCATTTGGGTCAGAGCTCCCCTCCCTTCAGATTATGTTAACTCTGAGTCTGTCCAAATGAGTTCACttccattttcaaattttaagcaatcatattttcaatttatatattgtatttcttAATATTATGACCAAGAATTTTATCGGCATTAATTTTTCAGTGTAGTTTgttgtttaaaataatgtaatcatCAAAATGATGCATATTGTTACACTACTATTAACTAGGCTTCAATATATCAGTGTTTATTTCATTGTGTTAAATGTATACTTGTAAATAAAATAGCTGCaaacctcaaaagaaaaacaaaaacaaacacaaacaaacaaaaaagagtaaaCCAATTTGGTTACTCATTTTACcaatttggttttgattttgcaaGTGGTTACAACTCATGAGAGGATTCTTATTTTTGATCAATATATTGTGTTTTTGGAAAGGACTTCTGGGAAATAATTATGATGAAGCCCTcgagcaattgcaacaaaaccaaaaattgaaaagtgggacttaataatacttttttaaaatttattttttagagacaggatctcactctgttacccaggctggagtgcagtggcctgatcatggctcactgcagcctcaatctcccaggctcaagagattcttctacctcagcctcctgagtagctgggactacaggtgcatgcccccatgcccagctaatttttgtattttttgtagagactaggttttgtcatgttgcccaagctggccttgaattcctgagctcaagcgatcctcttgtcttagcctcccaaagtgctggaattacatgtgtgagccaccactcccagccccagaacaactattattaaaaagtcaaaaaacgaCAGATGTTGGTAGGCtgtgtagaaaaggaaatgcttatacactgttggtgggaatgtaaattagttcagccgcTGTTGAAAACAGTTTGGGGTTttctcaaagaagttaaaactGAACTatgatttgacccagcaatcccattactaggtatatatccaaaagaaaacaaattgttctaccaaaaagacataagCACTTGAatattcattgtagcactattcacagtagcaaagtcaTGCAATCAACCTAGGTGGCCATCAGTGgaggattgaataaagaaaatgtggtacatatacaccatggaattctacgcagccataaaaagcaatgaaatcaggatggtgtggtggctcatgcctgtaattcccacactttgacaggctgaggcaggcagattgcttgagtccaggagtttgagaccagcctgggcaaggtggcaaaaccctgtctctacaaaaaatacaaaaaaattagctaggtgtggtggtgcacacctgtggccccagctatttgggaggctgaagtgggaggatcacctgagcccaggagtggagtttacagtgagctgagattgtgccactgcattccagcctgggcaacagagtgacaccttgtctcaaataaataaataaataaataaataaataaataaataaattgcagcaacacagatgcagTTGGAGgcaattatcctaagtgaattgagggaggaacaggaaaccaaataacatgtattctcacttataagtgggagctaaacactggctactcatggacatagaggtggcaacaatacacactggggactactagagggagagggttgaaaaactacctgttgggtactgtgctcagtacctgggtgacaggatcacttGTACCCCAAAGTTCAGTATCACGCAGTATTCCCaggtaacagacctgcacatgtacacccaaatctaaagtaaaagttgaaaagaaaagaCTTCTATTCTTTCATCTTTATAGTGAGGTGTTACATGTTTTACAAACCTAGTTCTGATAATATGACAGGAATATAAATTTATCTTgaatattattaaatacataaGTCAAAGATCAACACAATGTTTCCATGAGGTAGACTTTTTTTGGAATCTAAATAACCatgtatttccatgtaaatttttatGAATCAGggacaaatatataatttgatgTCAGAGATGTTTTTGTTCCCCAAAAGCTCTATCTTGTTCATGAAAAACGAAGCCCAGAGAAGTTATGTACAAGTTCACAGAGCTTATTATTGACAAAACCAGAATTTGAATACAACTCTTCTGATTCCAGATTTGCTGGAAATACTGTGAAAGAAGAATTCAGTCTGGCAGTATtacatgtggttttaattttttctttgtaactttagtttgaattttatgtgtgtgtgagcatctgcatttacttttaaaaacttttattgtaaaagccttcaaacatatacaaaagtagaGAATACAAAGCATAATGAACTTAAGTACCTATTAGCCAGCTTATTAAAACATGGTCAGTCTTGTTTCACCTGTTACATCCCTTTTCTTTTACTGtctaaaggaaggaaagaagaatcacaaatcaGTTTATGGAGTCTGCTTTCTAAAAAGTACTTAAGTGTTTATTGCCAATATCTTATTTTGGTCAGCAATCAATCACGTACTCAAGCATACTTCTCTTGCCtccagagaaattaaaatttaatcagCAAAACTCATCAgcctgtacat is from Pan paniscus chromosome 8, NHGRI_mPanPan1-v2.0_pri, whole genome shotgun sequence and encodes:
- the LOC129393206 gene encoding GTP-binding protein Rheb-like translates to MPQSKSRKIAILGYRSVGKSSLTIQFVEGQFVNSYDPTIENTFTKLITVNGQEYHLQLVDTAGQDEYSIFPQTYSIDINGYILVYSVTSIKSFEVIKVIHGKLLDMVGKVQIPIMLVGNKKDLHMERVISYEEGKALAESWNAAFLESSAKENQTAVDVFRGIILEAEKMDGAASQGKSSCSVM